A DNA window from Pithys albifrons albifrons isolate INPA30051 chromosome 7, PitAlb_v1, whole genome shotgun sequence contains the following coding sequences:
- the DBF4 gene encoding protein DBF4 homolog A isoform X7, which yields MVWGVKRKSVALAGADSFPFTSHSQGREAADGKQAKPEKIGSSLKNVKKDTGKTEKLKFKPLTGKSFYLDIPSNVISEKLGKDLRELGGVCMSRGKSLVEKAIREQDLIPSGSVLSNALSWGVKILHIDDVKKCIELKKRELYLLKKADSSFKEVGEHVTSQKSKTGRLQNPFIRVEDKSCQYRPFYLQLPTFPFLNYCVPKPYSPFEVDKKYPSGKKPTQSKQRNKINKKDCEMPAQLPQKDKKKGGYCECCGKKYEDLQTHLESERHRNFAQSTQYKVVDDIISKLVHEFVAYKDDTTKLRRAKCSTGYFSPIIGKITRPDELQEQLRKQHISLKTYSWKDTAMQALKLDCQPAEVQPNSVPTPTPLSASVCSPLYCHSSQPSELKSKFRINDENIKTDCSYAANLRGTVESSNSIQLPLQKDDKAYTENLSRAYEPFSKEILEPEAIRNNLKCLQEGMYTLGSHTQVTDKNLSELKRKLNNAVVLPAKHLKKTDANPTFVKKCHDLCDNHQQMQHNVILEAEVSDTAVNKELNASSASTACSSPSGKLHRKVKLNLGRTKRETQKQNMELCIKYTDGLPVPEEKRSTCSSSLQPLLELFQTSERNSEFKGFSDYAENKGSTSIDDTCEKQNTNVMWALFASSSSSPFAGF from the exons ATGGTTTGGGGAGTTAAACGTAAAAGTGTGGCCTTGGCTGGCGCGGACTCGTTCCCTTTTACAAGCCACTCgcaaggcagggaggcag cagatggaaaacaagcaaaaccagaaaagataGGATCTTCTCTCAAGAATGTGAAGaaagacacaggaaaaacagagaaacttAAATTTAAGCCACTCACTGGGAAGTCGTTTTACCTGGATATCCCATCAAATGTGATCTCTGAAAAATTAGGAAAGGACCtcagagagctgggaggg GTGTGTATGAGCAGAGGAAAATCCTTGGTTGAAAAAGCAATCAGAGAACAG GACTTAATCCCTTCTGGTAGTGTACTGTCCAATGCTTTGAGTTGGGGAGTGAAGATACTTCATATTGatg ATGTTAAGAAATGCATTGAATTAAAGAAAAGGGAGCTCTATCTACTCAAAAAAGCAGACAGTTCTTTTAAAGAAGTG GGAGAACATGTTACTAGTCAAAAGTCAAAAA CAGGGAGACTGCAAAATCCATTTATCAGGGTGGAGGATAAAAGTTG CCAGTACAGACCATTTTATCTGCAATTACCgacttttccttttctaaactACTGTGTTCCAAAGCCGTATAGTCCATTTGAGGTGGATAAGAAGTATCCTTCTGGTAAAAAGCCAACTCAGTCTAAGCAAAG aaacaaaataaataaaaaggactGTGAAATGCCTGCTCAGCTTCCTcagaaggacaaaaaaaagggaggatATTGTGAATGTTGTGGGAAGAAATATGAAGATCTGCAAACA CATCTTGAAAGTGAACGGCACCGAAATTTTGCACAAAGCACACAATATAAAGTTGTGGATGATATAATCTCAAAGTTAGTTCATGAGTTTGTTGCATACAAAGATGATACAACAAAACTAAGAAG AGCAAAATGTAGCACAGGATATTTTTCTCCTATTATTGGAAAGATAACTAGACCAGATGAGCTGCAAGAACAACTGAGAAAGCAAcacatttctttgaaaacttACTCCTGGAAGGATACAGCAATGCAGGCACTCAAACTCGATTGCCAGCCCGCAGAAGTACAACCAAATTCTGTGCCAACACCTACTCCTCTCTCTGCATCTGTCTGTTCACCTCTTTATTGTCACTCGTCACAACCTTCAGAACTGAAAAGTAAGTTCAGAATTAatgatgaaaatattaaaactgaTTGCTCCTATGCTGCAAACTTAAGAGGGACTGTTGAATCATCAAATTCCATACAACTACCCCTTCAGAAAGATGACAAAGCATACACAGAGAACTTGTCTCGAGCTTATGAGCCATTCAGCAAGGAAATACTGGAACCAGAGGCAATTAGGAATAATTTAAAGTGTCTTCAGGAAGGCATGTATACCTTAGGTTCTCATACTCAAGTTACAGACAAAAACCTATCAGAGCTGAAACGAAAATTAAATAATGCAGTAGTTCTGCCagcaaagcatttgaaaaaaacagatgCCAATCCTACGTTTGTCAAGAAATGTCATGATTTATGTGATAATCATCAACAAATGCAGCACAATGTCATTCTGGAGGCTGAGGTATCTGATACTGCTGTGAACAAAGAACTTAATGCATCgtctgccagcactgcctgcagttCACCGTCTGGAAAGCTGCACAGAAAAGTGAAGCTTAACTTGGGAAGAACTAAAAGAGAAACCCAGAAACAGAATATGGAGTTATGCATAAAGTATACAGATGGACTGCCTGTTCCTGAAGAGAAGAGAAGCACTTGTAGCTCATCATTGCAGCCTCTACTGGAATTATTTCAGACAAGTGAAAGAAACTCAGAATTTAAAGGTTTTTCAGATTACGCTGAAAACAAAGGCTCAACGAGCATAGATGATACATGTGAAAAGCAGAATACAAATGTTATGTGGGCGTTATTTGCCTCTTCATCCTCATCCCCATTTGCTGGATTTTAA
- the DBF4 gene encoding protein DBF4 homolog A isoform X4, with protein sequence MVWGVKRKSVALAGADSFPFTSHSQGREAADGKQAKPEKIGSSLKNVKKDTGKTEKLKFKPLTGKSFYLDIPSNVISEKLGKDLRELGGRVESFLSKDINYLVTSKKEAKFARTLGQISPVPSPESAHMGGNGSPHPSNQKDQRDESSFKLVCMSRGKSLVEKAIREQDLIPSGSVLSNALSWGVKILHIDDVKKCIELKKRELYLLKKADSSFKEVGEHVTSQKSKTGRLQNPFIRVEDKSCQYRPFYLQLPTFPFLNYCVPKPYSPFEVDKKYPSGKKPTQSKQRNKINKKDCEMPAQLPQKDKKKGGYCECCGKKYEDLQTHLESERHRNFAQSTQYKVVDDIISKLVHEFVAYKDDTTKLRRAKCSTGYFSPIIGKITRPDELQEQLRKQHISLKTYSWKDTAMQALKLDCQPAEVQPNSVPTPTPLSASVCSPLYCHSSQPSELKSKFRINDENIKTDCSYAANLRGTVESSNSIQLPLQKDDKAYTENLSRAYEPFSKEILEPEAIRNNLKCLQEGMYTLGSHTQVTDKNLSELKRKLNNAVVLPAKHLKKTDANPTFVKKCHDLCDNHQQMQHNVILEAEVSDTAVNKELNASSASTACSSPSGKLHRKVKLNLGRTKRETQKQNMELCIKYTDGLPVPEEKRSTCSSSLQPLLELFQTSERNSEFKGFSDYAENKGSTSIDDTCEKQNTNVMWALFASSSSSPFAGF encoded by the exons ATGGTTTGGGGAGTTAAACGTAAAAGTGTGGCCTTGGCTGGCGCGGACTCGTTCCCTTTTACAAGCCACTCgcaaggcagggaggcag cagatggaaaacaagcaaaaccagaaaagataGGATCTTCTCTCAAGAATGTGAAGaaagacacaggaaaaacagagaaacttAAATTTAAGCCACTCACTGGGAAGTCGTTTTACCTGGATATCCCATCAAATGTGATCTCTGAAAAATTAGGAAAGGACCtcagagagctgggaggg AGAGTAGAGAGTTTCCTTAGTAAGGATATCAACTACCTGGTGACGAGTAAAAAGGAGGCAAAATTTGCACGAACCCTTGGCCAGATTTCTCCTGTTCCTAGCCCGGAATCTGCACATATGGGAGGAAATGGTTCACCTCATCCCAGCAACCAAAAAGATCAACGTGATGAAAGTTCATTTAAGCTG GTGTGTATGAGCAGAGGAAAATCCTTGGTTGAAAAAGCAATCAGAGAACAG GACTTAATCCCTTCTGGTAGTGTACTGTCCAATGCTTTGAGTTGGGGAGTGAAGATACTTCATATTGatg ATGTTAAGAAATGCATTGAATTAAAGAAAAGGGAGCTCTATCTACTCAAAAAAGCAGACAGTTCTTTTAAAGAAGTG GGAGAACATGTTACTAGTCAAAAGTCAAAAA CAGGGAGACTGCAAAATCCATTTATCAGGGTGGAGGATAAAAGTTG CCAGTACAGACCATTTTATCTGCAATTACCgacttttccttttctaaactACTGTGTTCCAAAGCCGTATAGTCCATTTGAGGTGGATAAGAAGTATCCTTCTGGTAAAAAGCCAACTCAGTCTAAGCAAAG aaacaaaataaataaaaaggactGTGAAATGCCTGCTCAGCTTCCTcagaaggacaaaaaaaagggaggatATTGTGAATGTTGTGGGAAGAAATATGAAGATCTGCAAACA CATCTTGAAAGTGAACGGCACCGAAATTTTGCACAAAGCACACAATATAAAGTTGTGGATGATATAATCTCAAAGTTAGTTCATGAGTTTGTTGCATACAAAGATGATACAACAAAACTAAGAAG AGCAAAATGTAGCACAGGATATTTTTCTCCTATTATTGGAAAGATAACTAGACCAGATGAGCTGCAAGAACAACTGAGAAAGCAAcacatttctttgaaaacttACTCCTGGAAGGATACAGCAATGCAGGCACTCAAACTCGATTGCCAGCCCGCAGAAGTACAACCAAATTCTGTGCCAACACCTACTCCTCTCTCTGCATCTGTCTGTTCACCTCTTTATTGTCACTCGTCACAACCTTCAGAACTGAAAAGTAAGTTCAGAATTAatgatgaaaatattaaaactgaTTGCTCCTATGCTGCAAACTTAAGAGGGACTGTTGAATCATCAAATTCCATACAACTACCCCTTCAGAAAGATGACAAAGCATACACAGAGAACTTGTCTCGAGCTTATGAGCCATTCAGCAAGGAAATACTGGAACCAGAGGCAATTAGGAATAATTTAAAGTGTCTTCAGGAAGGCATGTATACCTTAGGTTCTCATACTCAAGTTACAGACAAAAACCTATCAGAGCTGAAACGAAAATTAAATAATGCAGTAGTTCTGCCagcaaagcatttgaaaaaaacagatgCCAATCCTACGTTTGTCAAGAAATGTCATGATTTATGTGATAATCATCAACAAATGCAGCACAATGTCATTCTGGAGGCTGAGGTATCTGATACTGCTGTGAACAAAGAACTTAATGCATCgtctgccagcactgcctgcagttCACCGTCTGGAAAGCTGCACAGAAAAGTGAAGCTTAACTTGGGAAGAACTAAAAGAGAAACCCAGAAACAGAATATGGAGTTATGCATAAAGTATACAGATGGACTGCCTGTTCCTGAAGAGAAGAGAAGCACTTGTAGCTCATCATTGCAGCCTCTACTGGAATTATTTCAGACAAGTGAAAGAAACTCAGAATTTAAAGGTTTTTCAGATTACGCTGAAAACAAAGGCTCAACGAGCATAGATGATACATGTGAAAAGCAGAATACAAATGTTATGTGGGCGTTATTTGCCTCTTCATCCTCATCCCCATTTGCTGGATTTTAA
- the DBF4 gene encoding protein DBF4 homolog A isoform X8 — protein sequence MGGNGSPHPSNQKDQRDESSFKLVDTVCMSRGKSLVEKAIREQDLIPSGSVLSNALSWGVKILHIDDVKKCIELKKRELYLLKKADSSFKEVGEHVTSQKSKTGRLQNPFIRVEDKSCQYRPFYLQLPTFPFLNYCVPKPYSPFEVDKKYPSGKKPTQSKQRNKINKKDCEMPAQLPQKDKKKGGYCECCGKKYEDLQTHLESERHRNFAQSTQYKVVDDIISKLVHEFVAYKDDTTKLRRAKCSTGYFSPIIGKITRPDELQEQLRKQHISLKTYSWKDTAMQALKLDCQPAEVQPNSVPTPTPLSASVCSPLYCHSSQPSELKSKFRINDENIKTDCSYAANLRGTVESSNSIQLPLQKDDKAYTENLSRAYEPFSKEILEPEAIRNNLKCLQEGMYTLGSHTQVTDKNLSELKRKLNNAVVLPAKHLKKTDANPTFVKKCHDLCDNHQQMQHNVILEAEVSDTAVNKELNASSASTACSSPSGKLHRKVKLNLGRTKRETQKQNMELCIKYTDGLPVPEEKRSTCSSSLQPLLELFQTSERNSEFKGFSDYAENKGSTSIDDTCEKQNTNVMWALFASSSSSPFAGF from the exons ATGGGAGGAAATGGTTCACCTCATCCCAGCAACCAAAAAGATCAACGTGATGAAAGTTCATTTAAGCTGGTAGATACA GTGTGTATGAGCAGAGGAAAATCCTTGGTTGAAAAAGCAATCAGAGAACAG GACTTAATCCCTTCTGGTAGTGTACTGTCCAATGCTTTGAGTTGGGGAGTGAAGATACTTCATATTGatg ATGTTAAGAAATGCATTGAATTAAAGAAAAGGGAGCTCTATCTACTCAAAAAAGCAGACAGTTCTTTTAAAGAAGTG GGAGAACATGTTACTAGTCAAAAGTCAAAAA CAGGGAGACTGCAAAATCCATTTATCAGGGTGGAGGATAAAAGTTG CCAGTACAGACCATTTTATCTGCAATTACCgacttttccttttctaaactACTGTGTTCCAAAGCCGTATAGTCCATTTGAGGTGGATAAGAAGTATCCTTCTGGTAAAAAGCCAACTCAGTCTAAGCAAAG aaacaaaataaataaaaaggactGTGAAATGCCTGCTCAGCTTCCTcagaaggacaaaaaaaagggaggatATTGTGAATGTTGTGGGAAGAAATATGAAGATCTGCAAACA CATCTTGAAAGTGAACGGCACCGAAATTTTGCACAAAGCACACAATATAAAGTTGTGGATGATATAATCTCAAAGTTAGTTCATGAGTTTGTTGCATACAAAGATGATACAACAAAACTAAGAAG AGCAAAATGTAGCACAGGATATTTTTCTCCTATTATTGGAAAGATAACTAGACCAGATGAGCTGCAAGAACAACTGAGAAAGCAAcacatttctttgaaaacttACTCCTGGAAGGATACAGCAATGCAGGCACTCAAACTCGATTGCCAGCCCGCAGAAGTACAACCAAATTCTGTGCCAACACCTACTCCTCTCTCTGCATCTGTCTGTTCACCTCTTTATTGTCACTCGTCACAACCTTCAGAACTGAAAAGTAAGTTCAGAATTAatgatgaaaatattaaaactgaTTGCTCCTATGCTGCAAACTTAAGAGGGACTGTTGAATCATCAAATTCCATACAACTACCCCTTCAGAAAGATGACAAAGCATACACAGAGAACTTGTCTCGAGCTTATGAGCCATTCAGCAAGGAAATACTGGAACCAGAGGCAATTAGGAATAATTTAAAGTGTCTTCAGGAAGGCATGTATACCTTAGGTTCTCATACTCAAGTTACAGACAAAAACCTATCAGAGCTGAAACGAAAATTAAATAATGCAGTAGTTCTGCCagcaaagcatttgaaaaaaacagatgCCAATCCTACGTTTGTCAAGAAATGTCATGATTTATGTGATAATCATCAACAAATGCAGCACAATGTCATTCTGGAGGCTGAGGTATCTGATACTGCTGTGAACAAAGAACTTAATGCATCgtctgccagcactgcctgcagttCACCGTCTGGAAAGCTGCACAGAAAAGTGAAGCTTAACTTGGGAAGAACTAAAAGAGAAACCCAGAAACAGAATATGGAGTTATGCATAAAGTATACAGATGGACTGCCTGTTCCTGAAGAGAAGAGAAGCACTTGTAGCTCATCATTGCAGCCTCTACTGGAATTATTTCAGACAAGTGAAAGAAACTCAGAATTTAAAGGTTTTTCAGATTACGCTGAAAACAAAGGCTCAACGAGCATAGATGATACATGTGAAAAGCAGAATACAAATGTTATGTGGGCGTTATTTGCCTCTTCATCCTCATCCCCATTTGCTGGATTTTAA